From Triticum aestivum cultivar Chinese Spring chromosome 4A, IWGSC CS RefSeq v2.1, whole genome shotgun sequence, a single genomic window includes:
- the LOC123086554 gene encoding uncharacterized protein At4g06598: protein MMMANAKLQKQALLPPRSPFPTAASPSPYADHGPIARPQGATHHRFGHGHGHGHHQRTSSESIIEEQPSWLDDLLDEPETPVRRAGHRRSSSDSFALFDGSAASGAFANGFEEMGGGGQAAPWGGVQEYYAKPSSYGRLQGRPWEQGMPNLAGYRPGPPVLVREKLGGHHGPLSASRDHEHAMDKRALDELGAERKDGVLPKYAQSEADTKRAKQQYAQRSRVRKLQYIAELEGKVQSLQSEGIEVSAEMEFLTQQNIMLDLENKALKQRLESIAQEQVIKRVQQEMFEREIGRLRSLYQQQQQPPQPPTLGRSNSRDLDSQFASMSLKQKDPNSGRDAVSGPLRT from the exons ATGATGATGGCGAACGCGAAACTCCAGAAGCAGGCGCTGCTGCCGCCGCGTAGCCCGTTCCCGACGGCAGCGTCGCCGTCCCCGTACGCGGACCATGGCCCGATCGCCCGGCCACAGGGCGCCACGCACCACCGCTTTGGGCATGGCCACGGCCATGGGCACCACCAGCGCACGTCGTCTGAGAGCATCATTGAGGAGCAGCCGTCGTGGCTCGACGACCTGCTCGACGAGCCTGAGACGCCCGTGCGCCGCGCGGGGCACCGCAGGTCGTCGAGCGACTCTTTTGCACTGTTCGACGGAAGCGCTGCCTCTGGCGCATTTGCCAATGGTTTTGAGGAGATGGGGGGAGGAGGGCAGGCTGCCCCATGGGGTGGTGTGCAGGAGTACTATGCCAAGCCAAGCTCATACGGGAGGCTGCAGGGCCGGCCGTGGGAACAAGGCATGCCGAATTTGGCAGGTTACAGGCCAGGGCCGCCGGTGCTGGTGAGGGAGAAGCTGGGTGGGCATCACGGGCCACTGAGTGCATCGAGGGATCATGAACATGCCATGGACAAAAGAGCTCTTGATGAACTTGGGGCAGAGAGGAAGGATGGTGTGCTGCCAAAGTATGCACAATCGGAGGCGGACACCAAGCGTGCTAAACA GCAATATGCTCAGAGGTCTCGTGTTCGAAAACTTCAGTATATTGCTGAGCTTGAGGGTAAAGTCCAATCATTACAG TCAGAAGGGATAGAAGTGTCTGCTGAAATGGAGTTTCTTACTCAACAAAATATAATGCTAGACTTGGAAAACAAAGCCTTGAAGCAAAGGCTGGAGAGTATAGCACAGGAGCAAGTAATTAAACGTG TTCAACAGGAGATGTTTGAGCGGGAAATTGGTCGTCTAAGGTCATTgtatcagcagcagcaacagccacCACAGCCTCCTACTCTTGGTCGTAGTAACAGCAGAGACCTTGACTCGCAGTTTGCAAGTATGTCTTTGAAACAAAAAGACCCCAACTCTGGGCGTGACGCCGTCTCTGGGCCTCTTCGTACTTAG
- the LOC123086555 gene encoding DNA-directed RNA polymerases I and III subunit RPAC2: MEHGSVADSSASTFSVMEEDHTLANSVRFVLNQDPRVAFCGYSIPHPADNKVNIRVQTTGDQAKDVMKDALQDLMVMGQHVRGTFDKAVADFKSKMPAEQMDVDLNQQ, from the exons ATGGAGCACGGTTCGGTGGCGGATTCCAGCGCGTCGACcttctccgtcatggaggaggatcaCACCCTCGCCAACTCCGTCAGATTTGTACTCAACCAGGA CCCAAGGGTAGCATTTTGTGGATATAGCATCCCTCATCCTGCTGATAACAAAGTCAACATAAGAGTTCAGACTACAG GAGATCAAGCAAAGGATGTAATGAAAGATGCTTTACAGGACTTGATGGTGATGGGCCAGCATGTTAGAGGGACTTTTGACAAAGCAGTGGCTGATTTTAAATCAAAGATGCCTGCAGAACAAATGGATGTTGATTTGAATCAGCAATGA